The following are from one region of the Planctomonas sp. JC2975 genome:
- a CDS encoding MFS transporter: MTVLGAAQFVMVLDSTVMNVSISTVVKDLHTTITAMQTTITFYTLTMAAFMLLGAKLGDIWGRRRALVIGSIVYAIGSGTTALSPNIGVLFVGWSVVEGLGAVLVIPAIAALIADNYSGHARVTAFAVIGASSGVAVAAGPLIGGFLTTYASWRYVFAGEVVIMAVVLLFSRVVHDSGARERVPIDLLSVVLSALGLVLVVWGLLQTKTWGWILPTQDASLLGLSPVPFIVAAGAVALWLFFVRQRRLIAKGRTPLLDPSILQLRQLRAGIGSLGLQYTVTAGLFFIVPIYLQLTLGLNALTTGLRIFPLSVSLVLFSIVGTVLARRVSPKRISRIGQLALVVASLILLGSVDPELDTFVFGLGMFIAGAALGLLASQLGNVTMSAVGPDQLSEAGGVQGVFQNLGSSLGTALIGSVMIAALSTAFAGNVAASSLPQSLQSQVQEQTQHGVGVIPVSGVSQIAQDQGLSSSDSEKLASLYSSSQLEALRLSFAALSLISCAALFFSRNLPSEVPGKDARTKAKGVPA; the protein is encoded by the coding sequence GTGACGGTCCTGGGTGCGGCCCAGTTCGTCATGGTGCTGGACAGCACGGTGATGAACGTGTCGATCTCGACCGTCGTCAAGGATCTGCACACGACGATCACGGCGATGCAGACGACGATCACCTTCTACACGCTCACGATGGCGGCGTTCATGCTGCTGGGAGCCAAGCTGGGCGACATCTGGGGTCGCAGACGCGCGCTCGTCATCGGGTCGATCGTCTACGCCATCGGATCGGGAACCACGGCGCTCAGCCCGAACATCGGGGTGCTGTTCGTCGGCTGGTCCGTGGTGGAGGGTCTCGGGGCCGTTCTGGTGATCCCTGCCATCGCCGCACTCATCGCCGACAACTACTCGGGTCACGCCAGGGTGACGGCGTTCGCTGTCATCGGCGCGTCATCGGGCGTGGCAGTCGCCGCCGGACCTCTCATCGGCGGATTCCTCACCACCTACGCGAGCTGGCGTTACGTGTTCGCGGGCGAGGTCGTCATCATGGCGGTCGTCCTGCTCTTCAGCCGCGTGGTGCACGACAGCGGCGCGCGGGAACGTGTGCCGATCGACCTCCTGTCCGTCGTGCTCTCTGCATTGGGCCTCGTGCTCGTCGTCTGGGGTCTCCTGCAGACGAAGACGTGGGGCTGGATCCTGCCCACCCAGGACGCCTCCCTGCTCGGGCTCTCCCCCGTTCCATTCATCGTCGCCGCCGGCGCAGTGGCGCTCTGGCTGTTCTTCGTCCGGCAGCGCCGCTTGATCGCAAAGGGTCGGACGCCGCTGCTCGACCCGTCGATCCTGCAGCTCCGTCAGCTCCGCGCCGGGATCGGAAGCCTCGGACTCCAGTACACGGTGACGGCGGGACTGTTCTTCATCGTGCCGATCTACCTGCAGCTCACGCTGGGGCTGAACGCCTTGACCACCGGCCTTCGGATCTTCCCGTTGTCCGTGTCGCTGGTGCTGTTCTCGATCGTCGGCACCGTGCTGGCCCGGCGGGTCTCGCCGAAGCGCATCTCACGGATCGGCCAGCTCGCGCTTGTCGTGGCGAGTCTCATCCTTCTCGGCTCGGTCGATCCCGAGCTCGACACGTTCGTCTTCGGCCTCGGCATGTTCATCGCAGGCGCGGCGCTCGGCCTGCTCGCGTCCCAGCTCGGAAACGTGACGATGTCGGCGGTCGGACCGGATCAGCTCAGCGAGGCCGGCGGCGTGCAGGGCGTCTTCCAGAACCTCGGATCGTCACTCGGCACAGCACTGATCGGTTCCGTGATGATCGCCGCGTTGTCCACAGCGTTCGCCGGAAACGTCGCCGCGAGCAGCCTGCCGCAGAGCTTGCAGAGCCAGGTGCAGGAGCAGACGCAGCACGGCGTCGGCGTCATCCCGGTATCCGGTGTCTCGCAGATCGCGCAGGATCAGGGACTCTCCTCGTCCGACAGCGAGAAGCTGGCGTCCCTCTACAGCTCGTCGCAACTCGAAGCGCTCCGGCTGTCGTTCGCCGCACTCTCGCTCATCTCGTGCGCCGCCCTGTTCTTCTCCCGGAACCTGCCGAGCGAGGTCCCTGGAAAGGACGCGCGCACGAAGGCGAAGGGGGTACCCGCTTGA
- a CDS encoding HRDC domain-containing protein — translation MTEYEVVDTPEKYHQAVDALSSGTGPVAVDAERASGFRYSQRAYLIQMFRRDSGVFLFDPPAIGDFTELQDAVGGVPWILHAASQDLACLREVGLDPVTIFDTELGARLLGFPRVGLATIVEELLGIHLAKEHSAADWSTRPLPQPWLTYAALDVELLVDLMEEEEKLLADASKGTIAEQEFSFELARAPKAARTEPWRRLSGVHSIRGLRNLAVARELWNARDDLARTKDVAPGRLLPDASITAAARAMPASKRDLSAMKDFTGRASRTEIDRWWDAISLGRTTDDLPVLRSTGESIPPPRAWADRNPEANQRLRISRAALTELAGSLHLPVENLLAPDTLRRLAWAPPEQHDAAGIAAAMQAAEARPWQIAATAETVADSFVEADQSPVSPSDPAS, via the coding sequence GTGACTGAATACGAAGTCGTCGACACCCCCGAGAAGTACCACCAGGCCGTCGACGCGTTGAGCTCCGGCACGGGACCGGTGGCCGTCGACGCGGAGCGCGCGTCTGGATTCCGCTACTCGCAACGCGCCTACCTGATCCAGATGTTCCGTCGCGACTCCGGCGTTTTCCTGTTCGATCCGCCGGCGATCGGCGATTTCACCGAGCTCCAGGATGCCGTGGGCGGCGTCCCCTGGATCCTCCACGCGGCCAGTCAGGACCTGGCGTGCTTGCGCGAAGTGGGCCTCGACCCCGTGACGATCTTCGACACGGAACTCGGTGCCAGGCTCCTCGGCTTTCCTCGCGTCGGACTCGCGACCATCGTCGAGGAGCTGCTCGGCATCCATCTCGCCAAGGAGCACTCAGCTGCCGATTGGTCCACGAGGCCGCTCCCCCAGCCGTGGCTCACGTACGCCGCGCTCGACGTTGAGCTCCTCGTCGACCTGATGGAGGAAGAGGAGAAACTGCTGGCCGATGCCAGCAAAGGAACCATCGCAGAGCAGGAGTTCTCATTCGAGCTCGCTCGGGCGCCGAAGGCGGCGCGAACCGAGCCGTGGCGGCGCCTCTCGGGCGTGCACTCCATCCGCGGTCTGCGCAACCTCGCCGTCGCCCGCGAGTTGTGGAACGCGCGCGATGATCTCGCCCGTACGAAGGACGTCGCACCGGGACGACTCCTCCCCGACGCGTCGATCACTGCGGCGGCCCGCGCGATGCCCGCCAGCAAGCGGGACCTGTCCGCGATGAAGGACTTCACGGGGCGCGCCAGCCGCACCGAGATCGACCGGTGGTGGGATGCCATTTCCCTTGGCCGCACCACCGACGATCTCCCGGTGCTCCGTTCGACCGGGGAGAGCATCCCGCCGCCGCGCGCGTGGGCGGATCGCAACCCGGAAGCGAATCAGCGACTGCGGATCTCGCGCGCAGCGCTCACCGAACTGGCCGGATCGTTGCACCTGCCTGTGGAGAATCTGCTCGCCCCCGACACGCTTCGACGTCTCGCCTGGGCGCCGCCGGAGCAGCACGACGCTGCCGGCATAGCCGCGGCGATGCAGGCGGCGGAGGCTCGTCCGTGGCAAATCGCCGCAACCGCTGAGACGGTGGCGGATTCCTTTGTCGAAGCGGACCAATCGCCCGTCTCACCGTCTGATCCCGCTTCGTAG
- the zapE gene encoding cell division protein ZapE yields the protein MSANSLPEADRLTAVTPSITGREIAAELVPPPQFHTATFDSYRPDREFPSQAAAVSTLQSLVRTWAPQQPSGFFGWGRKKVVEHKPGVYLDGGFGVGKTHLLAALWHAAPAPKYFGTFIEYTALVGALGFQPTIDLLRGSRLICIDEFELDDPGDTMMMTRLLGALVASGTRIAATSNTPPQALGEGRFAASDFLREIQSLSSHFETIRIDGLDYRRRDVSGEAASVDDGTLARVVGAIRSRGEHVTADRFREVVDHLATVHPSKYIKLVAGVDVIALADVEQLHDQMEALRFVAFIDRVYDAEIPIVASGVPLSDVFDAEMLQGGYRKKYLRATSRLIALTSGELPPHD from the coding sequence ATGTCCGCGAACTCGCTTCCGGAAGCCGATCGTCTCACCGCAGTGACGCCGTCGATCACGGGTCGCGAGATCGCGGCCGAGTTGGTTCCGCCGCCTCAGTTCCACACTGCCACGTTCGACTCGTATCGGCCCGATCGGGAATTCCCCTCGCAGGCCGCAGCCGTGAGCACCCTGCAGTCGCTGGTCCGCACGTGGGCGCCCCAGCAGCCGAGCGGATTCTTCGGGTGGGGTCGCAAGAAGGTCGTCGAGCACAAGCCGGGCGTCTACCTCGACGGCGGTTTCGGCGTCGGCAAGACGCATCTGCTCGCGGCGTTGTGGCACGCGGCACCCGCCCCCAAGTACTTCGGAACCTTCATCGAGTACACCGCGCTGGTGGGAGCGCTCGGCTTCCAGCCGACGATCGACCTGCTCCGCGGGTCCCGCTTGATCTGCATCGACGAGTTCGAGCTCGACGATCCCGGTGACACCATGATGATGACGCGGCTGCTTGGTGCGCTGGTCGCCAGCGGCACCCGCATCGCGGCAACGTCGAACACACCGCCTCAGGCACTCGGTGAGGGACGCTTCGCCGCATCGGACTTCCTGCGCGAGATCCAGTCGCTCTCCTCGCACTTCGAGACGATCCGGATCGACGGGCTGGACTACCGCCGCCGCGATGTCTCGGGTGAGGCGGCGTCCGTGGACGACGGCACGCTCGCGCGTGTTGTCGGCGCGATCCGCAGTCGCGGCGAGCACGTGACCGCCGACCGCTTCCGCGAGGTCGTCGACCATCTGGCCACGGTGCATCCCTCCAAGTACATCAAGCTGGTCGCCGGAGTCGACGTGATCGCGCTCGCCGACGTCGAGCAGCTCCACGACCAGATGGAGGCGCTGCGCTTCGTCGCATTCATCGACCGCGTCTACGATGCCGAGATCCCCATCGTCGCAAGCGGCGTGCCACTCAGCGATGTGTTCGATGCCGAGATGCTCCAGGGCGGATACCGCAAGAAGTACCTGCGCGCGACGTCCCGGCTGATCGCGCTCACCTCCGGCGAACTCCCGCCGCACGACTGA
- a CDS encoding acetyl-CoA C-acyltransferase, producing MAERADVLFVDGVRTPFGRAGEKGMYWNTRADDLAVKTIVGLLERNPGLPKDRVDDVAIAATTQQGDQGLTLGRSSAILAGLPSTVPGFAIDRMCAGAMTAVTTTGSGIAFGQYEVVIAGGVEHMGHHPMGQGVDPNPRFVSEKLVDPAALNMGNTAERLHDRFPALTKERADRFGMRSQQKVAAAYAAGNIQRDLVPVSFRTEEGWGLATEDQGMRPETTMEGLATLKTPFRPHGRVTAGNASPLTDGATAALLTSSRAAKEFGLAPKMRMVSFGFAGVEPEVMGLGPIPSTERALKNAGLSIDDIGLFELNEAFSVQVLSLLDHFGIDDDDPRVNPWGGAIAIGHPLAASGVRLMIQLARQFEQHPEVRYGLTAMCVGLGQGGSVIWENPHHAKYGK from the coding sequence GTGGCCGAAAGAGCTGACGTTCTGTTCGTCGACGGGGTTCGTACCCCGTTCGGGCGTGCGGGCGAAAAGGGCATGTACTGGAACACGCGGGCGGACGATCTCGCGGTGAAGACGATCGTCGGACTCCTCGAGCGCAATCCCGGTCTGCCGAAGGATCGCGTCGACGACGTCGCGATCGCTGCGACGACGCAGCAGGGCGACCAGGGACTGACTCTCGGCCGATCATCGGCGATCCTCGCCGGCCTTCCGTCGACGGTTCCCGGATTCGCGATCGACCGCATGTGCGCCGGAGCGATGACGGCCGTGACGACCACGGGATCGGGCATCGCGTTCGGACAGTACGAGGTGGTCATCGCCGGTGGCGTCGAGCACATGGGCCACCACCCGATGGGACAGGGCGTCGACCCCAACCCGCGGTTCGTGTCCGAGAAGCTCGTCGATCCCGCTGCCCTCAACATGGGCAACACGGCTGAGCGCCTGCACGACCGCTTCCCCGCGCTGACCAAGGAGCGCGCCGACAGGTTCGGCATGCGCAGCCAGCAGAAGGTCGCGGCGGCGTACGCGGCGGGCAACATCCAGCGCGACCTGGTGCCGGTGTCCTTCCGCACGGAAGAGGGCTGGGGCCTCGCCACCGAGGACCAGGGCATGCGTCCGGAGACGACGATGGAAGGCCTGGCCACGCTGAAGACGCCGTTCCGTCCGCACGGTCGCGTCACGGCAGGCAACGCTTCGCCTCTGACGGATGGCGCGACGGCCGCGCTCCTGACCTCCTCGCGCGCCGCCAAGGAGTTCGGCCTCGCACCGAAGATGCGGATGGTCTCGTTCGGATTCGCAGGCGTGGAGCCGGAGGTCATGGGCCTCGGCCCGATCCCGTCGACCGAGCGGGCGCTGAAGAACGCCGGACTGTCGATCGACGACATCGGCCTCTTCGAGCTGAACGAGGCGTTCTCCGTTCAGGTGCTGAGCCTGCTCGACCACTTCGGCATCGACGACGACGACCCCCGCGTCAACCCGTGGGGTGGTGCCATCGCGATCGGACATCCGCTCGCCGCCAGCGGCGTTCGGCTGATGATCCAGCTCGCGCGCCAGTTCGAGCAGCATCCTGAGGTCCGCTACGGCCTCACGGCGATGTGCGTAGGACTCGGCCAGGGCGGTTCCGTCATCTGGGAGAACCCGCACCACGCGAAGTACGGAAAGTGA
- a CDS encoding sulfurtransferase — protein MSVGFDDSAKFAEYAHPERLVSTEWLAAHLGDEGLVVVESDEDVLLYETGHIPTAVKIDWHTDLNDPVLRDFVSAERFAQLLGEKGISRDTTVVIYGDKNNWWAAYALWIFTLFGHEDVRLLDGGRDKWIAEGREITTEQTQVTPASYPVVQRDDTVIRAFKDDVLAHLGHGPLIDVRSPEEYSGERTEIPGYPTESALRPGHIPSAASVPWARAAAPDATFKTRAELEAIYKGEAGLQDGDDVIAYCRIGERSSHTWFVLSHLLGFSNVRNYDGSWTEWGSAVRVPIIKGTERGEVPAV, from the coding sequence ATGAGCGTGGGATTCGACGATTCCGCGAAGTTCGCCGAGTACGCACATCCGGAGAGGCTGGTGAGCACCGAATGGCTCGCCGCACACCTCGGCGACGAAGGTCTCGTGGTGGTGGAATCCGACGAAGACGTTCTCCTCTACGAGACGGGCCACATCCCGACGGCCGTCAAGATCGACTGGCACACCGACCTCAACGATCCCGTCCTCCGCGACTTCGTCTCGGCGGAGCGCTTCGCCCAGCTGCTGGGCGAGAAGGGCATCTCCCGCGACACCACCGTCGTCATCTACGGCGACAAGAACAACTGGTGGGCCGCGTATGCCCTGTGGATCTTCACGCTGTTCGGGCACGAGGACGTTCGCCTCCTCGACGGCGGCCGCGACAAGTGGATCGCCGAAGGGCGCGAGATCACGACGGAGCAGACTCAGGTGACGCCCGCCTCCTATCCGGTGGTGCAGCGCGACGACACTGTCATCCGTGCGTTCAAGGACGACGTGCTGGCCCATCTCGGACACGGACCCCTCATCGACGTCCGTTCGCCGGAGGAGTACAGCGGCGAGCGCACCGAGATCCCCGGCTACCCGACGGAGAGCGCTCTGCGTCCCGGTCACATCCCCTCCGCGGCATCCGTGCCGTGGGCGCGCGCAGCGGCGCCGGATGCGACCTTCAAGACCCGCGCCGAGCTCGAGGCCATCTACAAGGGCGAAGCGGGCCTCCAGGACGGTGACGACGTGATCGCCTACTGCCGCATCGGCGAGCGTTCCAGCCACACGTGGTTCGTGCTCAGCCACCTGCTGGGCTTCTCGAACGTCCGCAACTACGACGGCTCGTGGACCGAGTGGGGCAGCGCAGTGCGCGTTCCGATCATCAAGGGGACCGAGCGGGGCGAGGTGCCTGCGGTCTGA
- a CDS encoding DUF3000 domain-containing protein, with translation MSPTPAAPGIPAEFSVAADSVRRIDVRQELTVDEIPAPTGLAPYAVALAADVAPVRHGRDSDLGTGRFVLLYDPAGSDEWGGRFRVVCFAQAPLETDIGLDPFLADVTWSWLIDALDERGADYVAASGTATKVISTGFGELARQGDGAQIELRASWTPTGFDMKAHVSAWGDLLCMLAGIPPLPDGVRLLTQRRAPRD, from the coding sequence GTGTCCCCTACTCCCGCTGCTCCCGGCATTCCCGCGGAGTTCAGCGTGGCCGCGGATTCGGTAAGACGGATCGACGTGCGGCAGGAGCTGACCGTCGACGAGATCCCTGCGCCGACGGGCCTCGCGCCGTATGCGGTTGCCCTTGCGGCGGATGTCGCACCCGTCAGGCACGGCCGTGACTCGGACCTCGGGACCGGTCGCTTCGTGCTGCTCTACGACCCGGCCGGATCGGATGAATGGGGCGGCCGCTTCCGCGTCGTGTGCTTCGCCCAGGCTCCCCTCGAGACGGACATCGGCCTCGATCCGTTCCTGGCCGACGTGACCTGGTCGTGGCTCATCGACGCGCTCGACGAGCGCGGCGCAGACTATGTTGCGGCGTCCGGCACCGCCACGAAGGTGATCTCCACGGGATTCGGCGAACTCGCCCGGCAGGGCGATGGCGCCCAGATCGAGTTGCGCGCATCCTGGACGCCGACCGGCTTCGATATGAAGGCCCACGTGAGCGCGTGGGGTGATCTTCTGTGTATGCTCGCGGGCATTCCACCGCTCCCCGACGGGGTGCGGCTCCTGACCCAGCGAAGAGCACCGCGTGACTGA
- a CDS encoding alpha/beta fold hydrolase: MGNRVGRILVPFAILAAVGAVAVTAYVAAATMVARTVVTPARRRKQDVDILSVAPDLSAVTVSGTADALAVPGRYGLWFSDDRGYALLGDVIAEAEDGTVTRAVESVRWGALDEARRGRLGGWFFTSPAELGLPVESVDIVVDDGTAPAWLFPAAETSDRWAIHVHGRGARRQETLRAIPLFHEKGYTSLAISYRNDGDAPDSADHRYGLGATEWHDVDAAIAYALASGAKDILLVGWSMGGAIALQTAVRSPRADSIRGLVLDSPVIDWVETLDFQADEMRLPRPVTEGALLLLDSAWATSLVGQDAPIGLAGLDFTLRAHELSVPVLLMHSDDDGYVPAGGSHRLAHLRPDIVTFVPFAQAKHTKLWNYDPVRWTNAIADWLDELSADLGAVNDEDTSYSARGEDR; this comes from the coding sequence GTGGGCAACCGAGTGGGGCGGATCCTGGTTCCGTTCGCCATCCTGGCGGCGGTGGGGGCAGTCGCGGTCACCGCGTACGTCGCGGCGGCGACGATGGTGGCACGCACAGTGGTGACGCCCGCCCGGCGCAGAAAGCAGGATGTCGACATCCTGTCCGTCGCGCCCGACCTGTCGGCCGTCACAGTCTCCGGCACGGCCGATGCCCTTGCCGTGCCCGGTCGTTACGGCCTGTGGTTCTCGGACGACCGCGGATACGCGCTGCTCGGCGACGTCATCGCGGAGGCCGAGGACGGAACCGTCACGCGCGCTGTCGAGAGCGTGCGCTGGGGCGCGCTGGACGAAGCAAGGCGCGGACGGCTGGGCGGATGGTTCTTCACGTCCCCGGCAGAGCTCGGGCTTCCCGTTGAGAGCGTCGACATCGTCGTCGACGACGGCACGGCGCCCGCGTGGCTCTTCCCCGCAGCCGAGACATCCGACCGATGGGCCATCCACGTGCACGGACGCGGCGCACGGCGGCAGGAGACGCTGCGGGCCATCCCGCTCTTCCACGAGAAGGGCTACACGAGTCTTGCCATCAGCTACCGCAACGACGGGGACGCCCCTGACAGCGCCGACCATCGCTACGGTCTGGGCGCGACGGAATGGCACGATGTGGATGCGGCCATCGCCTACGCGCTGGCCAGCGGTGCCAAGGACATCCTTCTCGTCGGATGGTCCATGGGCGGAGCTATCGCGCTGCAGACGGCAGTGCGATCGCCGCGCGCGGACAGCATCCGCGGGCTCGTGCTCGACTCGCCGGTCATCGACTGGGTCGAGACGCTGGACTTCCAGGCCGACGAGATGCGACTGCCGCGGCCGGTGACCGAGGGTGCGCTCCTCCTGCTGGACTCGGCGTGGGCGACGAGCCTGGTTGGGCAGGATGCGCCGATCGGCCTCGCAGGCCTGGACTTCACCCTGCGCGCCCACGAGCTCTCGGTGCCCGTCCTGCTGATGCACAGTGACGACGACGGTTATGTGCCGGCCGGCGGATCCCATCGACTCGCGCACCTGCGTCCGGACATCGTCACGTTCGTGCCCTTCGCGCAGGCGAAGCACACCAAGCTCTGGAACTACGATCCGGTGCGGTGGACGAATGCGATCGCCGACTGGCTCGACGAGCTCTCGGCCGACCTCGGCGCGGTGAACGACGAGGACACGTCGTACTCGGCACGTGGTGAGGACCGTTGA
- a CDS encoding SufE family protein: protein MTTDTLPATLQEIKEEFLALELRERLQLLLEFSNELPELPERYRDHPDLFERVVECQSPVFIFVEVDDDDIVHLYATAPRESPTTRGFASILAQGLAGLTADEVLAVPDDYPQELGLNEAVSPLRVRGMTALLGRTKHQVRLKRH from the coding sequence ATGACCACCGACACACTCCCCGCCACTCTTCAGGAGATCAAGGAGGAGTTCCTCGCGCTCGAACTGCGCGAACGACTCCAGCTCCTCCTCGAGTTCTCCAACGAGCTCCCGGAGCTTCCTGAGCGGTATCGGGATCATCCCGACTTGTTCGAGCGGGTCGTCGAGTGTCAGTCCCCCGTGTTCATCTTCGTCGAGGTGGATGACGACGACATCGTTCACCTCTACGCCACGGCCCCGCGCGAATCCCCGACGACCAGGGGCTTCGCGTCGATCCTGGCGCAGGGTCTCGCCGGCCTCACCGCGGACGAGGTGCTCGCCGTCCCCGACGACTACCCGCAAGAACTCGGCCTCAACGAGGCGGTGTCACCGCTGCGCGTCCGCGGGATGACGGCGCTCCTCGGTCGCACGAAGCACCAGGTCCGACTGAAGCGCCACTGA